The following proteins are co-located in the Macaca thibetana thibetana isolate TM-01 chromosome 6, ASM2454274v1, whole genome shotgun sequence genome:
- the ATOX1 gene encoding copper transport protein ATOX1 isoform X2, translating to MPHVFSVDMTCGSCAEAVSRVLDKLGGVKYDIDLPNKKICIESEHSVDTLLATLKKTGKTVSYLGLE from the exons ATGCCG CACGTGTTCTCTGTGGACATGACCTGTGGAAGCTGTGCTGAAGCTGTCTCTCGGGTCCTTGATAAGCTTGGAG GAGTTAAGTATGACATTGACCTGCCCAACAAGAAGATCTGCATTGAATCTGAGCACAGCGTGGACACTCTGCTTGCAACcctgaagaaaacaggaaagactGTTTCCTACCTTGGCCTCGAGTAG
- the ATOX1 gene encoding copper transport protein ATOX1 isoform X1 produces MPKHVFSVDMTCGSCAEAVSRVLDKLGGVKYDIDLPNKKICIESEHSVDTLLATLKKTGKTVSYLGLE; encoded by the exons ATGCCG AAGCACGTGTTCTCTGTGGACATGACCTGTGGAAGCTGTGCTGAAGCTGTCTCTCGGGTCCTTGATAAGCTTGGAG GAGTTAAGTATGACATTGACCTGCCCAACAAGAAGATCTGCATTGAATCTGAGCACAGCGTGGACACTCTGCTTGCAACcctgaagaaaacaggaaagactGTTTCCTACCTTGGCCTCGAGTAG